In Macadamia integrifolia cultivar HAES 741 chromosome 13, SCU_Mint_v3, whole genome shotgun sequence, one DNA window encodes the following:
- the LOC122059970 gene encoding receptor-like protein EIX2: MNSLSMCESNALETLHLEGTGVSGPIPSSIGNLSSLIELDFSSTQLSGSIPASIGNLSSLRTLDLSYTQITGPIPMSIGGLSSLRTLDLSYTQIIGTIPESIGELSELIELRITNSSLRGVISECHFKNVKNLKWLQIEFEAPNKPLVLEVSSDWIPTFSVEEISMSNFQIGPNFPSWIATQKDLSDLTLRNVGISDTIPDSIWNLCARQRIDTLDLSQNQIKGRVPNSLEFFSAGFVDLSFNHIEGSFPLWYNVSYLHFGTNLFTGQIPQNIGEVLGSGVGVLDFSGNFLTGSIPSSICELTSLEVLTLSNNSLWGELPNCWMDMKGLKVLDISTNNISGKIPRSIGSLSSLNFLLLNSNNFHGKLPSSLRNCTSLRSLDLSRNGFFGNIPTWIGGSLSSLKIISLRSNFFSGKIPSQLCNLWMLHFLDLSHNILSGFIPQCLGNLNALQSNIGRLATNNTGYEEHMMVVTKGRELEYSTTLDLVNSIDLSRNNLSGKIPDGITRLVGLGTLNLSMNHLTGKIPEKIGDLQNLETLDLSINKLSGQIPPSISSLTFLSHLNLSHNNLSGKIPSSNQLQTISTDASIYAGNSGLCGLPLANNCPDTNTSPPPTSAKVDGENEEDLDGEWMDLLWFYIGIVMGFIVGFWSFWGILFFKKSWRIAYFRFLSLYIG; this comes from the exons ATGAACAGTTTGTCTATGTGTGAGTCTAATGCCTTGGAGACACTACATTTAGAGGGGACTGGAGTTTCAGGTCCGATTCCATCATCCATCGGAAACTTGTCGTCCTTGATAGAATTGGACTTCTCATCTACTCAACTTTCAG GTTCAATTCCAGCATCTATTGGTAACTTGTCATCTTTGAGAACATTAGACCTCTCTTATACTCAAATCACTGGGCCTATTCCAATGTCCATAGGAGGATTGTCATCTTTGAGAACATTAGACCTCTCTTATACTCAAATCATAGGTACTATTCCTGAATCCATTGGAGAACTTTCAGAGTTGATTGAATTGAGAATAACTAATAGTTCGTTGAGGGGCGTTATTTCAGAATGTCACTTTAAGAATGTCAAAAATTTGAAATGGTTACAAATCGAATTTGAAGCTCCAAATAAGCCTTTGGTTCTTGAAGTGAGCAGTGACTGGATTCCAACTTTTAGTGTGGAGGAAATCAGTATGTCTAACTTCCAAATAGGCCCCAATTTTCCTTCATGGATTGCAACTCAAAAAGACCTCTCCGATTTAACTCTCAGAAATGTAGGAATTTCAGACACGATACCAGATAGCATTTGGAATTTATGTGCTCGGCAAAGAATAGATACTTTGGATCTctctcaaaatcaaatcaaagggaGGGTACCAAATTCTTTGGAATTTTTCAGTGCAGGTTTTGTAGATTTGAGTTTCAATCACATAGAGGGTTCTTTCCCACTCTGGTATAATGTCTCTTATCTACATTTTGGGACAAATTTATTCACAGGACAAATTCCTCAGAACATTGGGGAAGTTTTAGGATCTGGAGTAGgagttttagatttttctggGAATTTTTTAACTGGGAGTATTCCTTCATCTATATGTGAACTAACGAGTTTGGAGGTTCTTACTCTTTCAAATAATAGTTTATGGGGAGAACTCCCAAATTGTTGGATGGACATGAAGGGCTTGAAAGTTTTAGATATATCAACCAACAATATATCAGGCAAGATTCCTCGATCAATAGGTTCTTTGTCTTCCCTGAATTTTCTATTACTTAATAGCAACAACTTTCATGGAAAGCTTCCTTCGTCATTGCGAAATTGCACATCTCTAAGGAGTCTTGACCTTAGCAGAAATGGATTCTTTGGCAATATACCAACATGGATAGGAGGAAGTCTATCATCTTTGAAAATTATCAGCCTTCGTTCCAACTTtttttctggaaagattccttCACAATTGTGTAACCTTTGGATGCTTCACTTCTTGGACCTCTCACACAATATTTTGTCAGGATTCATCCCACAATGTTTGGGCAATTTAAATGCTCTACAATCAAATATAGGAAGACTAGCTACAAACAACACAGGTTATGAGGAGCACATGATGGTAGTTACAAAAGGAAGAGAACTTGAATATAGCACTACTCTTGATTTGGTGAATAGCATTGATCTTTCAAGGAATAATCTCTCAGGAAAAATTCCAGATGGGATAACAAGATTGGTGGGATTGGGTACCTTGAACTTATCAATGAATCATTTGACAGGAAAGATCCCAGAGAAGATTGGGGATTTGCAGAATCTAGAAACCCTTGACCTCTCCATAAACAAACTTTCTGGTCAGATTCCTCCAAGCATATCTTCTTTAACTTTTTTGAGCCACTTGAACCTATCACATAACAATTTATCTGGAAAAATTCCATCAAGCAACCAGCTCCAGACCATAAGTACTGATGCATCCATTTATGCTGGGAACTCTGGGCTTTGTGGGTTGCCTCTTGCTAATAATTGCCCAGACACTAACACATCTCCACCTCCAACATCTGCTAAAGTTGatggagaaaatgaagaagaccTAGATGGAGAATGGATGGATTTGCTGTGGTTTTACATTGGCATCGTTATGGGCTTCATTGTGGGATTTTGGAGTTTCTGgggcattttatttttcaagaaaTCTTGGAGGATTGCCTATTTTCGGTTTTTGTCATTATATATTGGATGA